A stretch of Phragmites australis chromosome 12, lpPhrAust1.1, whole genome shotgun sequence DNA encodes these proteins:
- the LOC133886401 gene encoding glycerol-3-phosphate acyltransferase, chloroplastic-like, translating to MELLTGGVSVVQLGGGSSSSASARSNSAAAAPPRRRRGPTLRRRLLLTVGAVLLGGGMRCGVAAPRRGSGIVRWPSSSEAADGGRAQAAAARESAGGGRRDNLTTQLKLSLIVVFEAAGTVARLMEEERGRIHEICACLHEGEREQHLHEIVLQNGYPNAYDIMLSNMMALFDRVLLDVQNPFTFPPYHTAVREPFDYYMFGQNYIRPLIDFR from the exons atggagctactcaccggcggcgtCAGCGTGGTCCAACTCGGCGGCGGTAGCTCCTCCTCGGCATCGGCGCGGTCcaactcggcggcggcggctcctcctcgacgTCGGCGTGGTCCAACtctgcggcggcggctcctcctcacCGTCGGCGCGGTCCTCCTCGGTGGGGGGATGAGGTGCGGGGTGGCGGCACCTCGTCGGGGCAGCGGCATCGTGCGGTGGCCCTCCTCGTCGGAGGCGGCGGACGGAGGGAGagcgcaggcggcggcggcaagggagAGCGCGGGCGGCGGACGGAGGGACAACTTGACGACACAGTTGAAA CTGTCACTGATAGTGGTGTTCGAAGCAGCTGGCACTGTTGCGCGgctcatggaggaggagcgCGGGCGGATCCACGAGATCTGCGCGTGCCTCCACGAGGGAGAGCGGGAGCAGCACCTCCACGAGATC GTCCTGCAAAATGGATATCCTAATGCATACGACATCATGCTTTCCAATATGATGGCTCTATTCGATCGTGTTCTGTTGGATGTGCAG AATCCATTTACCTTTCCACCTTATCACACAGCTGTCAGAGAACCATTCGACTACTACATGTTTGGTCAGAACTACATTAGGCCACTGATAGATTTTAGGTAA